A single genomic interval of Daucus carota subsp. sativus chromosome 1, DH1 v3.0, whole genome shotgun sequence harbors:
- the LOC108204756 gene encoding uncharacterized protein LOC108204756 isoform X2, producing the protein MVLVRRSGELSTVGLEYIYSIGSLTMKRKRGKAKPRQNKSNAVVENEPDLSMSYPEADKTVQDDVCVEFDSAINTQTLQTDFSMRKQPLCFEKLVNEKSENNVSSLGNRTCQEESRLLHQDPRYNEEELSAALLVIKIIMKSDAAQPFNVPVDPDLLGIPDYYDIIDTPMDFGTIRKNLEDGVKYVNSEDVFRDVQLIWQNCSKYNKKGAYVLELMKRVKINFMKFWAEAKLYVEPVRMIKGYSHLQPPHSRRGKECKDGSGTNNSACQLHQMGPHQEQSGCPSLTNSQIHKAPGPPTNDRWQNKHAHGVAVGQDTDNSIHQEQRHQALLNNKQVITPPVESNTRHRNHGHNIGYSVGSDTDNSAHKLDNLVQHIQLQSQQFPIAHEYQPSNASRVGQRKLRQKYPVGPDNFIIPCQLQGPRSLSLEQSQHQSNRERNQPQQSCNQPYSLLSQPDTSSNRPQASVQQQNTSSNQSQPDSSSSQSQSPQQQPEVQNDITSTSKKGQSRTRGPTRCLKLWNRDGKRIYVTTDNSGQPVGDQASKLISFLGTVARDGFTAPLIYADWRAMPEANKEKMWQQVQSKFDIDPICKDWALKSLGRKWKDWKAKLKIAHYNTHATNEERIADRDERVPLDQWVALVSYWSSAEGEARSARNKANRAHYKYGNATGAKRSAHVREESQLQDNNMQQHDTSYNIQKNQEENFTEIMAQDKHSQVVTNGLDMSRSKSKGSMPTRAEALKMVSVANLEVREMKEKMSVMEQTCAQMATQMSTMMAMISSMQKSQDKQNSSVDVAGPSAFRGSPQQIGHDNDIAFRPISVADTPDASEDEMQRQTRSNKRSQMVQVPPLRNKIKRTRASRK; encoded by the exons ATGGTTCTCGTTAGAAGAAGTGGAGAATTGTCAACAGTCGGGCtggaatatatatat TCTATTGGTAGTCTAACAATGAAGCGGAAGCGTGGAAAGGCGAAGCCAAGACAAAATAAATCCAATGCGGTGGTTGAAAATGAGCCAGATCTTAGCATGAGCTATCCTGAGGCAGATAAAACTGTCCAGGATGATGTTTGCGTGGAATTTGACTCTGCGATCAATACTCAGACACTACAAACTGATTTTAGCATGCGGAAGCAGCCACTATGTTTCGAAAAATTAGTTAATGAAAAAAGTGAAAATAATGTGAGCTCATTAGGCAATAGGACCTGCCAAGAAGAATCAAGATTACTGCACCAGGATCCTCGATACAATGAAGAAGAACTGAGTGCAGCCCTTTTG GTGATCAAGATAATTATGAAATCAGATGCAGCACAGCCTTTCAATGTTCCAGTGGATCCTGATTTGCTGGGAATTCCT GATTATTATGATATCATTGATACACCTATGGATTTTGGTACCATACGCAAGAACCTAGAAGATGGAGTCAAGTATGTGAATTCAGAGGATGTGTTTAGAGATGTGCAACTCATTTGGCAGAATTGCTCCAAGTACAATAAAAAAGGTGCATATGTCTTGGAGCTCATGAAGCGGGTGAAGATAAATTTCATGAAGTTTTGGGCTGAAGCTAAGTTGTATGTGGAACCAGTACGAATGATTAAAG GATATTCACACTTGCAGCCACCTCACAGCAGGCGTGGTAAAGAATGTAAAGATGGTTCAGGTACTAATAACTCTGCCTGCCAGCTGCATCAGATGGGCCCACATCAAGAACAATCCGGATGTCCATCCTTGACTAACAGCCAGATACATAAAGCTCCTGGTCCTCCAACAAATGATAGATGGCAAAACAAACACGCACATGGGGTTGCAGTGGGTCAGGATACTGACAACTCCATCCATCAGGAGCAGCGTCATCAGGCATTGTTAAATAACAAGCAAGTAATTACGCCTCCTGTAGAATCTAACACGAGACATAGAAACCATGGACATAACATTGGCTATTCAGTgggttcagatactgacaactCTGCCCACAAGCTGGATAATCTGGTGCAACATATCCAATTACAGTCCCAACAATTTCCTATAGCCCATGAATACCAACCTTCTAATGCGTCAAGAGTTGGACAGAGGAAGCTTAGGCAAAAATATCCAGTGGGCCCAGATAATTTCATCATCCCCTGCCAGCTGCAAGGTCCGAGGAGCCTGAGCTTAGAACAAAGCCAACATCAGTCAAACAGAGAGAGAAATCAGCCTCAGCAAAGCTGTAACCAACCGTATTCTTTGCTATCACAGCCTGATACAAGCTCCAACCGACCACAAGCTTCTGTTCAACAACAGAACACAAGCTCCAACCAGTCACAGCCTGACAGTAGTTCTAGCCAGTCGCAGTCTCCGCAGCAGCAACCAGAGGTTCAAAATG ACATTACTTCAACAAGCAAAAAAGGGCAGTCTCGTACCCGTGGACCCACACGTTGCCTTAAGCTGTGGAATAGAGATGGCAAACGTATATACGTTACCACCGACAACTCCGGGCAGCCTGTTGGCGATCAAGCATCAAAGCTAATAAGTTTTCTGGGCACTGTGGCACGTGATGGGTTTACAGCACCACTTATATATGCTGATTGGAGGGCAATGCCCGAGGCAAACAAGGAAAAGATGTGGCAGCAAGTGCAG TCAAAATTTGACATCGACCCCATATGTAAAGATTGGGCCCTGAAGTCCCTCGGCAGAAAATGGAAAGATTGGAAAGCAAAATTAAAGATTGCCCATTATAATACTCATGCAACTAATGAAGAACGGATAGCTGATCGTGACGAGAGGGTCCCTCTAGATCAGTGGGTGGCCCTTGTCTCTTACTGGAGCTCTGCAGAGGGAGAA GCACGCAGTGCTCGGAATAAAGCAAATCGTGCACATTACAAGTATGGCAATGCAACAGGCGCTAAGAGGTCTGCACATGTACGTGAGGAG TCTCAACTCCAAGACAACAATATGCAGCAACATGATACCTCATATAACATTCAGAAGAATCAAGAAGAAAACTTCACAGAAATAATGGCACAAGATAAGCACAGTCAGGTGGTTACAAATGGGTTAGATATGTCCCGTTCGAAATCTAAAGGCTCGATGCCTACACGCGCTGAGGCATTGAAGATGGTCTCAGTGGCTAATTTGGAGGTACGTGAGATGAAGGAGAAAATGTCAGTTATGGAGCAGACATGTGCTCAGATGGCAACACAGATGTCTACTATGATGGCAATGATATCTTCCATGCAGAAGTCCCAAGACAAGCAGAACTCTAGTGTC GATGTAGCTGGACCAAGTGCTTTCAGGGGTTCACCGCAGCAGATAGGACATGACAATGACATAGCATTTCGCCCGATTTCA GTTGCAGATACCCCTGATGCCTCTGAGGATGAAATGCAGCGACAG ACTAGATCAAATAAAAGAAGTCAGATGGTGCAGGTTCCGCCTCTAAG GAACAAGATAAAGAGAACGCGTGCTTCCCGGAAATAA